ggtaaaccagttgacgattttatttttatgactatttcacttgatttttaaaatgctagttggatgatgttttattttaaagggtaaaatatttgagGTTTATGtattggccgaaaattgagagttatataaaaaaaaaattagtacttttaaagcaataaaaagggcgaGATGTTTCAATTCCGGACTTAGACGTAGAACTAGTAGTTTATCACCGGTTATGTGATTGAGATGACACTAGTTTGTTTATGATTGTACTTTGAACAGATTTTGTACTTTAGATCATGATGTAGATATTGCACGGATcgtgtatttaaataaaatagaatataaCTTGTTGTATagatttgtacacttgtttatacagggctcaatttaaaaaaaataaaatttagacccagtttaattaattgatccaattattcccaaagaacgattaagaagatgattagcgtccgggtcccaacAATTATGTTTcggtattttattattttggcggtatataaaaaatttagaaatgcgtcttatggatgttgtcacAACTTACTTATACCGATCAttcgatatatatatgaaaatccctgaaggatttaagatacctgaagcacaaagttcaaaacccagagaatattattatgtgaaattgcaaagatcattatatgggttaaaacaatccgaccgaatgtggtataatcggctaagtgaacACTTAATGAAAAAGTGATATATaaacaattcaatatgcccttgtgttttcattaagaaccttgtgttttcattaagaaaacaacatccagatgcgtaattattgatgtatatgttgatgatttaaacatcattggaacgaataagaaaattcaagaagttgtgtcgtacttgaaggaagaatttgaaatgaaggaccttggaaaaacaaaatattgtttgagtttaaaaattgaacaaaaagaatgtggaatatttgttcacagtcaaattatacagaaaatatTCTTAAACGTTTTattatggataaatcaaatattttaagtacTCCAACAGttattagatcattaaacatagaaaatgatccatttcgtccatgtgaagatgatgaagttattcttggtctagaagtaccatatctaagtgctattggTGCCCTTATATATCTTGCAAATTGCACAAGACCTTATATATCTTTTGCTGTAAATTTATTGACAAGATTTAGCTCATATCTAACAAAaaagacactggaacggaattaaatatatattctgtTATCTACGAAGAACGACatacttgggacttttgtattcaaaagataccaATCAACGCATAATTGGTTACGCTCATGCTGGGTATTTATCTGATCTACAGAAGGCACGTTTCCAAACCATATAAGTAtatactcgtggaggcactgcaatttcgtGGCGGTCACAGAAATAAACActtgtaacaacttcatcaaatcacgtTGAAATTATTGCACTATATGAAGCAAGCTGTGAATGTGCGtggctaaaatcaatgaccgaacatatctaaatctcatgcggattatacTTCGACAAGAAGcgtgtgatactatatgaagataatgctgcatgtgttgctcaaatgaaagaaggatcaTATATAAAAAGCGACATAATTAAACATATTCCCCCTAAGTTATTCGCATTCACCCAAGAGCttgagaaaaataaagatattgatattcgttatattcaatcaagtgaaaactcatcagatctcttcacaaaaaTACTTTTTAAGAGATtattcagaaatcatatatataacattgggatgcgcaatctacgaaatttgtgaagaatcattcgtgttaacatgagggggagtttacgtggcAGTACTAATTTTTTCCTTACAATGATTTTTATCCTAAtaggtttttcctagtaaggtttttaacgagacagtataaaaacacgtaatgaagataatcattgtatcatgattatcatcacaagggggagcgttgaaaataaataattgaaattattgaatgttgaaaataagagttgtaaatattgaaaattagtatttgatgatgtatgtaatgatatatttatttttggattatttccaagaattatacaaatatgtctctcaatttgtgaagaagaacacaattaagtagacaaaattttataaagtgtgtagtttaatatattttgagagtttgagatttttactttttaataataaatttttacttttaacaagATGATAACTATATATTCTTGTCAAACATTTCCCAACACTTGACATCATTTTTAATGTAAAAAAGTTTGTAGTATAATatattttgagagtttgagatttttacttttttattataaattttttacatTGAACAAGATGATAATTATATATTCTTGTCAAACATTTCCCAACACTTGATATCATTTTTAATGTAACAAAACgtacaaaaaatgaaaaacaatagGAAGACTAAAGTTGTCTTAGAAAATTGTATAAAAAATTCTAGAATTACAATATTGTCATGAGTTTTGAACACGCAATATCGTCCTAACCTTGAGATTTTGGTCATCAGCCACCAAaaaaaaataaccattttaatAATTTCGTGTTAAGATAGATCAATTTTATGATCATGAGTGAGGTAAGCAAAATGAGACATTGATTTTAGTTCcaaaattgaagatttattgctagttaaaaattacataattaTAAGCTGCCATGCATATATTACACAGACTATTTAGTGCTGTTAGGAAAATTGGAGCAAACACACATATAAAATCTGCTCACTCTGTCTCCCTCCTAACTAAACTAactttatgttatatattatcaTACATGCATGTTATAATGCATCTTTATTCTTATCGGATCCGATCGCCAGTTAGACCCACAAAGCGCCAGCCTTTTTGAGCATGGGCTTTAGGGTCCTCTTGAGGTGAAGACTCATGACCTCATCCGCTCCTCCCACCAGTTCGCCGCCGATGAACACTGCGGGCGCGGTGGGGTTGCAACCGAGCGTTGAGAGCGCTTGCTCGATCTCCGAACCCATCGGGATCTTGTCGAGCTCGTGAACAGTGAGGTTGACTCCGAAATCACTAAAGAGCGTCCAGATCGTGTGGCTCATACAACACGAGCTCTTGCTGAAGATCACCACCGGTTTTTCAGCTGCCATCTTGCGTACTGCCTCCATTGAGATGACGAAAATATTGTAGTTTGGGTGCTTTGTTTGTTGCTGATATAAGAGTTGGTTTTGGTGTGAGAATAATGAGGAGTGCATGGGACTATTTATATAGAAAATCTCGAGGGGGGACCCTTTTTAAAAATTGGATGAAACCAAgaaatgctaattaaaaatCAGGAcacttgaaatatatataatattttattcattgtTCTTGGAAAAATTTATTAAGTTATAAAATCTTATATTATTAAGTGGTTCATATGactataattaaaatatttaatatcaaCAAACTTTATGTTATGTACTGAACATATATTTGTAAAAAATTTTGAtgctaaaattatattttgataaattaaattaatcatattttggttattttgataatgttatcatgttttgaaattcaaaatatttaattatgataaattataatttaaatttaaacttattcgATAATGGTACGGAGTTTTCAataaatattgatttttgggtccCTAAACATACATACCAAAAGTTACGCAACACCATAAATCATGAGGTTTGAAGTGCTTAAAAGACTCTCAACAATAAGAAGAAATCTAAGAGGTGTTTAAGGTGTTCTTCATATTCAATGGATGAAGGTAATATTCGATTCATTTTTCGTATTCAGtattatgttaattaatttaaacataaataaattctAATATTTGATATCGGAACAGTTTTACCTCCACCTTAATATGAtcgaagaatatttttttaaaaaaaatacaattttttaatttttgtgtaattttttaaatttaaccaAAATATGACAAAAAACCCACATAGGGGCGACCAACTTAAGCCACCGGCCAGATATCGAAGTCGGCGTTATGGCCGGAAAATCACGCATTTAACCTGAGCGTTTTTAAGGTATGTTTTTGGCGGATTTTAGACCGATCTATGACCATTTAGGAAATGGATGTGGAGGAGAAAAGTAGATCAAGAAGTCCCCGTCATCATGGAACTAAGATCCAACCGTATACCGTTGTGGAATGGTCGGAATTTGAAGAAACCGGTCGCTGCTTCTGCACGATTCTAAGGACATTTTGTCAAATTTCGACCGATATCACGACGGTAGGGTAACAGGGACTGACTGGAAGTGGTCAACCATCCCTGGATGTTGGTCGACAGTTGATGATTTCGTTGGAGAAGGTGGCGGCGTTAAAGATAGGATTTGAGTAAGGTTAGGGTtctaatttttgaaaactaggaatttttttaataaattgagtattttaaaattttaggaaTTGTTTCGCtagtataatattttaaaattttaaatttttgacaattttgaaatattatctCTGCAAAATTATCGATAattttcatgtttaaaatcatgaataattTGCACGTTTAaattatttgaataaaatatgtcaaatattgtgatttatttctttatctggCATGCGAGTGAAActtatgtaaaatatttttaagcaaATAAGGAacttgttcatattaaattatatttgagtccataatttttgtgaaaaaattaaactaaaaTTTTGCTTCATaaagataaataatattaataatgaagtaataattattataaatacaCATGAAAACATGATGCCGGGTGTAGAAACTATGACAGTATTAATTttaatgataacaaaacttgttatagtgtttctaacatatttactcaagcgTGAAGTTGCTAATTCAAGTTTGAAGCTGAAACTCAAATTTATCCAAACTAAAAACCTGACGAATTGCAATGTTTCAATGATATCTCATAACTCAGTGATGCAAATCAC
The Primulina tabacum isolate GXHZ01 chromosome 9, ASM2559414v2, whole genome shotgun sequence DNA segment above includes these coding regions:
- the LOC142556459 gene encoding monothiol glutaredoxin-S5-like — its product is MEAVRKMAAEKPVVIFSKSSCCMSHTIWTLFSDFGVNLTVHELDKIPMGSEIEQALSTLGCNPTAPAVFIGGELVGGADEVMSLHLKRTLKPMLKKAGALWV